The DNA segment GTCAGGCGTCTGAAGGCGGCGGCGAAAGCGGATTGCGAGCCGTAGCCGAGCGCCACCGCGATCGACACGACCGGCTCGTCGGTATCGCGTAGCAGCGTCATCGCCTGCGCCAGCCGGTGCTGCCGCAGCCACGCATGCGGCGAAAGCCCGGTGCTCTGCTTGAAGGCGCGGCAGAAATGAAAGCGCGACAAGCGCGCGTCGGCGGCGAGCGCGGCGAGTGACAGGTCGGCGTCGCTGTCCGAGCGCAGGCGCTCGATAGCGCGGCGCAGCGCCGTCGGCGACAGCCCGCCCAATGCCGGCTGGTGGCTGGCGGGAGCGCCGGTGTGCACGGATAGAATCCGCGTCGCCAGAAGCTCGGTGAGCTGCTGCCGGAACAGTGCGTCGAGGGCCTCGCTGCCGTCGAGGACCTCCGCCGCGCTCATCAAGAGGCGGGAGGTCGTCGGGTCGAGATGGCCGGTGCGCTCCAGCAGGGGCGCGGGCCGGGACGTATCGGCCTCGGCGGCCACACGCTCCAGGATCGCGTGCGGGAGATAGAGCTGGAGCACGTTAACCTCGCCGCCGATGTCCCAGCGCGAGCTCGTGCCGGAGGGGATGATCGTCACCACGCCGGGGCGCGCCATCCCGGATACGAGCGATCTGCCCGTCCGGCGCTCCAGGCGCTGCATCGTGCCGATATAGGTCATGATGACGTGGTCCTTCATCGGCTCGACCACGTCGTGCAGTTCGCCGTGCTTCCAATGGGCGAAGGAGCTGCCGGACAATTCGGTGACGATGCGGCGCGGCGTGGTACCGAGGACGCGCGCCATCTCGTCCGCCGAGGGCCGGGCGCCGGCCCAAGGCTGTTCCTCGGTGGGCTCTGAAGTGCGGAACAGATCCTCTATCGAGGGTACGCGCAGGATGGCCTTGTCCATCGGTCCACGCTCACGGCTCGGTTGCTTGGTAAGTGCAGAGTGCGTCCGGGCCCGCACGAAGTCCTTGCGGCGGGGTTGGATTGGTCTTGCTTTTGCGTCCAAAAGGGCGGCACGCGCCGGCCTAATGGAAAAAGCTGCGTCCACACCATGATATGAAGACCGGCTGGAGAACCGCGGAGAATTGCTCAGCTCTGCGGATCGGCCGATGGAGCGGTGGATTGAAGTATCATTTCGCAGACTGCGTGCTCGACCTCGATCGACGGGAGCTGACTCGCGGGTCGCAGTCGGTCGCCGTCGGACCGCAGGTCTTCGATCTTCTGGTGCATCTCGTCGAGAACCACGAACGAGTTGTGAGCAAGGACGGCCTGCTCGATGCGATCTGGAACGGGCGCATCGTCTCCGAATCCACGCTGACCAGCCACATCAACGCGGTGCGCAAGGCGATCGGCGACAGCGGCGCCGAGCAGCGCCTTGTGCGCACCGTCGCCCGCAAGGGATTCCGCTTCGTCGGCGAAATCCGGCAGGTGGGGGTGCCAGAGGCCTTGCGAGAAGCCCCGGTCATGCCACAAAGCGCCATCCTGGCGACAGCCGTGACGGCGCACAAGCCTTCCATCGCCGTGATGCCGTTCCAGAATCTCAGTGGCGACCCCGAGCAGGACTATTTTGCCGATGGCATGGCGGAAGAGATCATCACCGCCCTGTCGCGCGTGCGCTGGCTGTTCGTGATCGCGCGCAATTCGAGCTTCGCCTATCGCGGCCGCCCGGTCGACGTGAAGCAGATCAGCCGGGAGCTGGGCGTCACCTATGTTCTCGAAGGCAGCGTGCGCAAGGCCGCCGACCGCATCCGCATCACCGGCCAGCTCGTCAATGCCAGCACCAACGGCTATCTCTGGGCCGACCGCTTCGAGGGCGCCCTCGACGACATCTTCACGCTGCAGGATCGCATCTCCGGAAATGTCGTCGGCGCCATCGCCCCCCAGATGGAACTGGCGGAGATCGAGCGCGCCCGGCGCAAGCCCACCGAAAATCTCAGCGCCTATGACTGCTATCTGCGCGGCCTCGCGCATCTCCACCGCGGCGGCAATGAATCCGTCGAGGCGGCATTGCCGCTGTTCCGCAAGGCGATTGAGCTCGATGCGGAATTTGCGCCGCCTTACGCAATGGCCGCCTGGGGCTATTTCTGGCGCAAGGTCAATGGCTGGACGACCGATCCGGTGCAGGAGACGGCCGACGGCATAGTCCTCGCCCGCCGCGCCGTGGAACTCGGCCGGGACGACGCGGTGGTGCTGGCGAGGGCCGGCCACGCGCTTGCCCATCTCGCGGGCGAGTTCGACAGCGGCATCAGTCTTCTGGACCGGGCGCTGTTCCTCAATCCCAACCTAGCGCCGGCCTGGTTCCTCGGCGGGTTCCTGCAGGTCTGGCACGGCAAGCCGGAAGGGGCGATCGAGTATTTCGAGCACGCTATGCGCCTCAGCCCCGTCGATCCCGAGCTCTACCGGATGCAGGCCGGGATCGCGATGGCGCATCTCTTCGCCGGCCGTTTCGAGACCGCGTCCCTTTGGGCGGACCAGGCCCAGCGGAACCTGCCGAGCTTCCTCATGGCCGTGGCCACCGGAGCGGCGAGCCTGGCGCTGTCGGGCCGCACGGAGGAGGCCCGCCGGACCATGGACCAGTTGCGCGAGCTGGGCCCCGCGCTGCGCCTCTCCAGCCTGAAGGGCTGGCTGCCGATCCGGCGGCAGGAGGACTTCGCCCTGTTCGCTGACGGCCTGCACAAAGCCGGCCTTCCCGACTAGTGAGCCGCAACGATCGAAGGCTTCAGCATTCGTTTCATAACAGCGTACGGACCATGTGATCGACGTGAACCGCGTCACCGAGCCAAGCCCATTATTCGGACATTCCTAAGTCGTAGAGATTTCAATAATATAGGTGTTCGCAGTTTCACCTTGGTCGGCGCGCCAAACACCGTCGATAGACTGCGGCATCACGACATTGCCGCTGAATGCCGGCATACAGCGCTTGACTGGCCAGCAGACCGCACGCCTTCAGGGCTTCGTTCTAAAACCCCTGTCTGAAGTCACTCCTTCGCCCTACGGCGGCGCTGGAGCGCCTTGGCGCAACATCGAGACAGATCGTCGCTCGCCTGAATCTGCGCTCCAACATCCGAATTCATAACCTCCTTAGCCTCGTAGCCGGCTTGAGCGCGCAGATATGGGCACTGCCTTCAGCGTAGCAGAATCTGCTCGAGCCAGTTCGCCTGAGCGAGCACTTGATCATCCTGCCCCGAGACGGTGCAAAGCTGGGTCGAGAGCGGCAAACTCTCCGCCGTCCATCCGCTCTGCAAGGCCACGCTCGGCATGTCGAGAAAACTGGCAATCATCGTCAGGGCCAGCGTAGCGACATTGACCTCGGCAAAGCGCGCGGGATCCGCCTCCAGCGGAGCCAGCAACGGCGGGACATGCTTGACGGTTGGCAGGATGAGCGTCGCGTCACCGAGTTCGGCGCGCAGGCGTTGCATCTCCTGTGCGCGGATCGAGACGAGTTCCGCCGCCGCCTCGACGGAGATGCGGGCGGCACCATCGAGCCGGCTCAGCACGCGGGCATCGACAAGGGCGCGCTTCGGACTAGTCAGCGTGTCGAGATGCAGCTGGCGCGCCTCATAGGCGCCGAGCCAACCGAGCGTCGCTATGGCTTCGCGTGCGCGGTGCCAGGCCTCAACGCGCTGGCGACGGACCGTCGCGTGCCGGGACAGTCGTGCCAGGATCTCCTCGAAGTGGGCGCGAACCGGCGCCGTGATCGCAGGGTCATCCAGGATGGAATCGTCGACCACGAAATGAAGCGCCGGCGCCGGCAGCGGTCGCGGTGCGAGACCGCGCATCGCCGCGTCCATCGTCACGCAGTCGGCGATACAACCAGCCAGCGGGCCGAGGCTGTCGAGGCTCCTCGCCAGCGGAAACACGCCCGCCATGTCGTAGCGCCCCTGCGAGGCCTTGTAGCCGGCGCAGCCGGTGAAGGCGGCGGGCACCCGCACCGAACCGGCGGTGTCGGTACCGATCGCTGCCGGCACGATCCCGCGCTGCACGGCGACCGCCGAGCCACAGGAGGAGCCGCCCGGCATGCGTGGCTCGCTCCCCGGCAGGTCGGCGGTCGGCGTGCCGAAATGCGGGTTAGCGCCAAGGCCGGAAAAGGCGAACTCGCTGAGATTGGTCTTGCCGATCGGGATGAAGCCGAGGCGCCGCGTCGCCGCGACCACGGGCGCATCCACCGTGGCCGGGGGCGCCTCGTCGCGGGTGCGCGAACCCGCGCTAGTACGCGTGCCGGCGATGTCGAACAGGTCCTTCCACGCGATCGGCATGCCGTCATGGCGACCGAGCGGCCGCCCGTCCGTCCAGCGCCGGCGTGAGGCATGAGCTTCCGCAAGCGCTGCCTCTTCTATCAGCGTGATGAACACGGCGTCGGACGCCCGCGCCCGCTCCAGCGCGCGCTCGACCAACTGGACCGGATCGGTTCGACCCGTGGCGAGGTCGGCGGCAAGATCGTCGAGGTTCTCGGACATGATCGGCTCCGGCGTCGAGGGAAGCTCCCGACCGGCAATGGAGTGGCGCTGCCGGGAGCGGTCTCCTGTTTGTCAGACGTGACCGTACTTCGCCAGCGCGTCGGCA comes from the Ancylobacter pratisalsi genome and includes:
- a CDS encoding winged helix-turn-helix domain-containing tetratricopeptide repeat protein, which translates into the protein MKYHFADCVLDLDRRELTRGSQSVAVGPQVFDLLVHLVENHERVVSKDGLLDAIWNGRIVSESTLTSHINAVRKAIGDSGAEQRLVRTVARKGFRFVGEIRQVGVPEALREAPVMPQSAILATAVTAHKPSIAVMPFQNLSGDPEQDYFADGMAEEIITALSRVRWLFVIARNSSFAYRGRPVDVKQISRELGVTYVLEGSVRKAADRIRITGQLVNASTNGYLWADRFEGALDDIFTLQDRISGNVVGAIAPQMELAEIERARRKPTENLSAYDCYLRGLAHLHRGGNESVEAALPLFRKAIELDAEFAPPYAMAAWGYFWRKVNGWTTDPVQETADGIVLARRAVELGRDDAVVLARAGHALAHLAGEFDSGISLLDRALFLNPNLAPAWFLGGFLQVWHGKPEGAIEYFEHAMRLSPVDPELYRMQAGIAMAHLFAGRFETASLWADQAQRNLPSFLMAVATGAASLALSGRTEEARRTMDQLRELGPALRLSSLKGWLPIRRQEDFALFADGLHKAGLPD
- a CDS encoding amidase family protein; amino-acid sequence: MSENLDDLAADLATGRTDPVQLVERALERARASDAVFITLIEEAALAEAHASRRRWTDGRPLGRHDGMPIAWKDLFDIAGTRTSAGSRTRDEAPPATVDAPVVAATRRLGFIPIGKTNLSEFAFSGLGANPHFGTPTADLPGSEPRMPGGSSCGSAVAVQRGIVPAAIGTDTAGSVRVPAAFTGCAGYKASQGRYDMAGVFPLARSLDSLGPLAGCIADCVTMDAAMRGLAPRPLPAPALHFVVDDSILDDPAITAPVRAHFEEILARLSRHATVRRQRVEAWHRAREAIATLGWLGAYEARQLHLDTLTSPKRALVDARVLSRLDGAARISVEAAAELVSIRAQEMQRLRAELGDATLILPTVKHVPPLLAPLEADPARFAEVNVATLALTMIASFLDMPSVALQSGWTAESLPLSTQLCTVSGQDDQVLAQANWLEQILLR
- a CDS encoding helix-turn-helix transcriptional regulator yields the protein MDKAILRVPSIEDLFRTSEPTEEQPWAGARPSADEMARVLGTTPRRIVTELSGSSFAHWKHGELHDVVEPMKDHVIMTYIGTMQRLERRTGRSLVSGMARPGVVTIIPSGTSSRWDIGGEVNVLQLYLPHAILERVAAEADTSRPAPLLERTGHLDPTTSRLLMSAAEVLDGSEALDALFRQQLTELLATRILSVHTGAPASHQPALGGLSPTALRRAIERLRSDSDADLSLAALAADARLSRFHFCRAFKQSTGLSPHAWLRQHRLAQAMTLLRDTDEPVVSIAVALGYGSQSAFAAAFRRLTGETPSEWRRRAR